The DNA window ACGAGTTCCAGCGTGTCCACGGGCTTCGTGAGGTAGGCGTCGAAGCCGGCGGCGCGCGCACGTCGCCGGTCGTCGATCCCTGCAAACGCCGTGAGCGCCACCGCTGGCGTGCGTCCACCTCGCTCTGGCGCGAGGGTGCGCACCCGGCGCATCAGGCTATAGCCATCGGCGCCAGGCATCCCGATGTCGCTCATCAAGAGATCGTAGCGCTCGATTTCCAGCGCTCTCAGCGCCTCGGCCGCCGTCGCCACGGCGGTCACGCGGGCGCCGTTCTGCGTGAACACCGCCAGCATGATCTCCCGCGCGTCGACGTCGTCCTCGGCGAGCAGCACATGCAGCCCGGCGATGAGCGCGCTGGTCGGCAGGTTCGGCGGTGCCGGATCCGACGACCGCACGAGGGGTGATGAGGGCGCCTCGGGGCGTCGCAATGGCAGGGTCACCGTGAACGTCGCTCCGGCTCCCTCGCCGGCGCTCTCGGCGCGGATGGTCCCCCCGTGCAGCTCGACGATGTGCCGCACGATCGACAGACCGAGCCCCAGGCCGCCATGCGCGCGCGTTGCCGACCCATCCGCCTGGCGGAAGCGCTCGAACACATGGGGCAAGAACTCCGCGGCGATCCCGCGCCCGGAGTCCACCACCTGCAGCATCACCGCCTCCGGGCAGGTCGAGACCCGCACCTGGATCGCGCCGCTCGCTGGCGTGAACTTCGCCGCGTTCGTCAGCAGGTTCCACACCACCTGCTGCAGCCGATCGGGATCCCCCTGGATCTCAGGAACCTCGTCGTCGATGTGTACCGAGAGCTGGAGGCTCTTCGCGTCGAGCGACGGCCGCACCACGTCGAGCGCCCCCTCCACCGCCCTCCGCAGATCCATCGAGCGCACGTCGAGCCGGAGCTTGCCGGAGATGACCCGCGACACGTCCAGCAGGTCCTCGACGAGCTGCGCTTGCGCCCGCGCGTTGCGATCCACCGCCTCCAGCGCGCGGGTGCGCTTCTCCGGCGGGAGCATCCCGGTGTGCAGCATCCGGATCCAGCCCATGATCGCGTTGAGCGGCGTCCTGAGTTCGTGGGACACGATGGCCAGGAACTCGTCCTTGGCGTTGTTCGCCTCCTCGGCGCGCTGACGCTCGCGTTCCAGCAGATCCACGAGCAGCCGGTTCTCGATCGCGATCGAGGCCATCCGCGCGAGCTGCACGAGGAGCGCCTCGTCCTGCGCATCGAGCGTGCCTCTCTGCTTGTCCGTCAGGAGGAGCAAGCCCAGATCGTGCCCGTCCTGCCCCACGAGCGGCACGATCGCCACCCCCTCGGCGACGGAGACGTCGACGCCTCCGAGCAGCTCGGGGGCGAGGGGGTGCGCCTCGAGCTGCTGCCGCGTCATGCGCACGGGCCCCCCTGCCTCGAGGATGAGCTCGTGGAACGCGGGGGGGATCGACACCTCGCCCCCGATCGGCGCCGGCGCCGACCACGCGGCGACCCGCCCCCCGTCGGCGGCCGAGGAGACGCCCAGCGGGAGCAGCCCCACCGCTGCCTGCTGTGTCCCCACCAGGGTCCGCGCGCGCTCCACGAGCGAGACCAGGATCGCCTCCAGCGACGCAGCGCCGTGCAGCGAGAGCGACGCCTCCGTCAGCTCTCGGAGCTTCTGTGCGTGCCGCTCCAGCGCCTGCTGCGCGGTGGCCGTCTCGCGCTCGGCGCGCGACACCCGCACCGCGTGCCGCAGGCTCTGGCCGAGCCGCTCTGGCGACAGCGACGCCTTCGAGATGTAGTCGGCCGCGCCGGCCTTCATGATGTCGACCGCCGTCTGCTCGTCGCCTTGCCCGGTCAGCATCACGATGGGCGTGTCGTCCCCGGCACCGCGCACCTCCTGGAGCACCTCCAGGCCGTCGGTCCCGGGCAGTCGGTAATCGAGCAGCACGCAGTCGAACGAGCGCCCCCTCAGGGCGGCGAATGCCTCCGACGCGCCCGCCGCCTCCACCACCGCCGCCTCGATTCCTGCTTTGCGCAGGGTCCGCAGCACGGCGAGCCGATCGACGTCGTCGTCGTCGACGACCAGAATCTGCAGTGGGTCGGGCGTTTCCATCAATCGGTCAGGGCAGTTCCACGAGCGTCCAGTACTTGTTCAGCGCCGCCATCAGCTCCACGAAGCTGATGAAGGTGACGGGCTTCAAGAGGTAGCCAGCGACGTTGAGGTTGTACGCCTCCACCTTGTCGCGATCGTCGTTCGACGTCGTCAGCACCACGACCGACGTCGAGGCGAGCTCCGGGTCCGCGCGCAGCGCGCGGAGGAACTCGATGCCGTTCATCTTCGGCATGTTGAGATCGAGCAGGACGAGCCGTCGCTCCTTGGGCATCTGGTCCCCGCGCAGCACTTCCAGCCCCTCGAGGCCATTGCCGGCGATCCATAGCGGGTTCGAGATCTTGTTCCGCTTGAACGCCCTCTGGACGTTCATCACGTCGACCTCGTCGTCCTCGATCAGCAAGATGTTCAACAGGCGCTCGCTCATGGTTCTGACTCGGGTGGGGCAGGGGCGAAGGGGTCCGCCTCCATCGCGACCATCGCGAGGACATGACGGCGCGCCAACCTGGGCCGAGCTGCAAGGCGCGTTGGTACACCGCCGCTCTGGTGACCTCAAGCTGGCAGGTATTTCTCATCTCTTCCAGAAATGCCCGATCGAATTGCCGCGCTCGTCGTGCGTGCTGTCCAGCCTGGCTGCACATGCCCTGCATTGGTTCCTCCTCAATGCGGCGTCTTCGGTTGCTTGAGCCACGTGAAATGGAAGGCTGCGCCGCTGCCCAGCGCCGACTCCACCCACACCCGCCCGCCCCGTGTCTCGACGATCTTCTGCACGACGGAGAGCCCGATGCCGGTTCCCTCGACCTTGTCGCGCGCCTCCAGCGTCTGGAAGATGCCCCAGATGCGCTCGTGGTACTGCGGCGCGATTCCTGGACCGTTGTCGCTCACCGAGAACCTGAACGAGGTGCCTTCGTCCTCCACCTCCACGCGCACCAGCGCATCGTCCCGCTGTGCGTACTTCAGCGCATTGCCGATCAGGTTCATGAACACCTGCTGCAGCGGCACTCGCTCGCATCTCAGCGTCGGCATCTCGGGGCCCACCGCGATGCGGCCTCGGGCCGGGGCCAGCAGCTCTATGATCTCGCCGAGCAGGCGCCCGACGTCGACGACCTCGATCTTGTCGCGCATCCTTCCTGCGCGCGAGTAGCCCAGGATCCCCTCGATCAGCGCCTCCAGCCGGTGGACGCGCCCCCGGAGGAGGCGCATGTGCTCCTGCGCCTCCTCCGTCATCCGGTCGGCGAGATCCTCCTCGATCCACTGCGACAGGTTGGCGATGCCCCGGAGCGGCGCCTTCAGATCGTGCGACGCCACGTACGCGAACTGATCCAGCTCCCGGTTGCTTCGCTCCAGCGCCGTGATCAGCCGCTCCCGCTCCCGCTCCGCGCGTGTCCGATCGGTGGTGTCGCGCAGCGTCATCACCGCCCCGAGCTTCTCGCCTGCCTCCCCGCGCAACGGCAGCGCGCTCCCCACCGTGATCACCTCGCTCCCGTCGGCGCGTCGGATCCGCATCTCCGTGTCGAGCACCGTCTCGTTCTCCAGCACCGCCCGCGACAGCGGCAGCTCCACCAGCGCGTAGGGCGGTCCTTCCCGGGTGAAGATCTCGTACGTGCTGCGCCCGCCGCCGACTGGCACGCCGAGCGACAGCTCCCCGTGCAGGCGGCGCGCGGCCTCGTTCGCGAACTGCACGCGCCCCAGCCGGTCGACGACGATCACCCCGTCCGCGATCTGTCCGAGGATCGCCTCCCGCTCCCGCGCCGCGTCTTGCGTCTCCCGGAACAGCCGCGCGTTGTCCACCGCCACGGCCGCGCGGTGTCCCAGCTCCTCGGCAAGCGCCACGTCTTCCACGTCCAGCGATCGCAGCGAGCGTGACGTGGAGATGAACGTGATCAGGCCCAGCGTGTTTCCGCGCGCCGCCATGGGCACCACGATCATCGAGCGCGGCGCGAGCGCCCGCTTGAGCGCGCGGTGCTCCTCGCTCGTCCCGAGGGCCAGCGCCATCTCCTCGGTCATCCCCGCGACGTGGAACGAGCGCCCCGT is part of the Chondromyces crocatus genome and encodes:
- a CDS encoding response regulator; translated protein: MSERLLNILLIEDDEVDVMNVQRAFKRNKISNPLWIAGNGLEGLEVLRGDQMPKERRLVLLDLNMPKMNGIEFLRALRADPELASTSVVVLTTSNDDRDKVEAYNLNVAGYLLKPVTFISFVELMAALNKYWTLVELP
- a CDS encoding hybrid sensor histidine kinase/response regulator — protein: METPDPLQILVVDDDDVDRLAVLRTLRKAGIEAAVVEAAGASEAFAALRGRSFDCVLLDYRLPGTDGLEVLQEVRGAGDDTPIVMLTGQGDEQTAVDIMKAGAADYISKASLSPERLGQSLRHAVRVSRAERETATAQQALERHAQKLRELTEASLSLHGAASLEAILVSLVERARTLVGTQQAAVGLLPLGVSSAADGGRVAAWSAPAPIGGEVSIPPAFHELILEAGGPVRMTRQQLEAHPLAPELLGGVDVSVAEGVAIVPLVGQDGHDLGLLLLTDKQRGTLDAQDEALLVQLARMASIAIENRLLVDLLERERQRAEEANNAKDEFLAIVSHELRTPLNAIMGWIRMLHTGMLPPEKRTRALEAVDRNARAQAQLVEDLLDVSRVISGKLRLDVRSMDLRRAVEGALDVVRPSLDAKSLQLSVHIDDEVPEIQGDPDRLQQVVWNLLTNAAKFTPASGAIQVRVSTCPEAVMLQVVDSGRGIAAEFLPHVFERFRQADGSATRAHGGLGLGLSIVRHIVELHGGTIRAESAGEGAGATFTVTLPLRRPEAPSSPLVRSSDPAPPNLPTSALIAGLHVLLAEDDVDAREIMLAVFTQNGARVTAVATAAEALRALEIERYDLLMSDIGMPGADGYSLMRRVRTLAPERGGRTPAVALTAFAGIDDRRRARAAGFDAYLTKPVDTLELVALVAKLAKPRA